One window of Sporocytophaga myxococcoides DSM 11118 genomic DNA carries:
- a CDS encoding sulfatase, protein MKFKRVLPPHSMIKRILLVVISTFILGTVSATAPPDKTKANKKYNVLFIAVDDLNNDLGCYGNTFVKSPNIDRLAARGVRFDKAYTQFPLCSPSRSSLLTGTRPDVTGIYELQTHFRKNLPDVVTLPQLFKNNNYFSARVGKIYHYGVPNQIGTNGLDDSISWTIRVNPIGRDKAEEALIKNLTPDRHLGSALCWRATEGTDEEQTDGLIATEAIKIMEEKKNEPFFLAVGFFRPHTPYVAPQKYFDLYDENKVPLAKEKENDLADVPEAALFTKPSHWGLDEQKRREAQKAYYATVSFMDAQVGRLLDALDRLKLSENTIIVLWSDHGYNLGQHGQWMKQSLFENSARVPLIISVPGQGGKASARTVELLDIYPTLAELCGLPAPKYLQGKSLTALLKNPAAAWDKPAFTQVKRKDFMGRSICTEKWRYTEWDEGKAGIELYDHQKDKDEFTNLANDPKYSETVKELSARLKKNYAANTSEVIIKE, encoded by the coding sequence ATGAAATTTAAAAGAGTATTACCACCACATTCAATGATCAAAAGGATTCTTCTTGTGGTTATAAGCACATTTATTCTCGGAACTGTCTCAGCAACTGCTCCTCCAGATAAAACCAAAGCAAATAAAAAATATAATGTTCTATTCATAGCGGTTGATGATCTTAATAATGATTTAGGTTGTTATGGAAACACTTTTGTAAAGTCTCCTAATATCGACAGGCTTGCAGCAAGGGGTGTTAGATTCGATAAAGCTTATACCCAATTTCCTCTATGCAGTCCAAGCAGGTCGTCTTTGCTTACTGGAACAAGGCCTGATGTAACAGGTATCTATGAATTACAAACACATTTCCGTAAAAATCTTCCAGATGTTGTCACTCTGCCTCAATTATTTAAAAATAATAATTATTTCAGTGCACGTGTAGGAAAGATATATCATTATGGAGTGCCGAATCAGATAGGAACAAATGGACTTGATGATTCTATCTCATGGACCATAAGGGTTAATCCGATTGGCAGAGATAAAGCTGAAGAAGCATTGATAAAAAATCTTACACCAGACAGACACTTAGGAAGTGCTTTGTGCTGGAGGGCGACTGAAGGAACAGATGAAGAACAAACAGATGGTTTAATTGCAACTGAGGCTATTAAAATCATGGAAGAAAAAAAGAATGAACCTTTCTTTCTTGCTGTAGGATTTTTCAGACCGCACACTCCATATGTTGCACCTCAAAAGTACTTTGATTTGTATGATGAGAACAAAGTGCCTTTAGCTAAAGAAAAAGAAAATGATCTTGCGGATGTTCCGGAAGCTGCTTTATTTACCAAGCCTTCTCATTGGGGACTTGATGAGCAAAAGAGAAGAGAAGCCCAAAAGGCGTATTACGCAACTGTATCATTTATGGATGCTCAGGTTGGAAGACTTCTTGATGCATTGGATCGGTTGAAATTATCTGAAAATACCATTATCGTTTTATGGAGTGATCATGGTTATAATCTTGGTCAGCATGGCCAGTGGATGAAGCAAAGTCTTTTCGAAAACTCAGCAAGAGTTCCATTAATCATATCTGTTCCAGGGCAAGGAGGGAAAGCTTCAGCAAGAACAGTAGAGCTTCTGGATATCTATCCTACACTTGCAGAATTATGCGGACTTCCTGCTCCGAAATACCTACAGGGAAAGAGTCTTACAGCATTGTTAAAGAACCCTGCCGCAGCTTGGGATAAACCAGCTTTCACTCAGGTTAAAAGAAAAGACTTTATGGGAAGAAGTATCTGTACAGAAAAATGGAGGTATACAGAGTGGGATGAAGGTAAAGCCGGTATTGAGCTATATGATCATCAGAAAGATAAAGATGAATTTACAAATCTTGCGAATGACCCTAAATATTCTGAAACGGTAAAGGAGCTTTCAGCCAGATTAAAGAAAAATTATGCAGCCAATACATCTGAAGTAATCATAAAAGAATAA
- a CDS encoding arylsulfatase: MSNHLKTKGAALFATLFLSLPSFAQYSPEQKFEGEIGKTISESVPYKIQFNKKASPDAPNIVWILIDDAGFGATTPFGGLVETPNIERIANNGLRFTNFHTTAICSPTRAALLTGRNHHSVHVGLLTPAAVDFPGYDTRIPFEKATVAEILRENGYNTFALGKWHLTPVVENSQAGPFNRWPTGRGFDHFYGFHPGATDQWHPELWEDQTKLSIEPNTKHLNELLADKAIKYIANQKSSNPEKPFFLYLATGATHSPHQVAKEWIDKYKGKFDLGWDEYRKVVIERQKKLGIIPANTVLPDRNPNVKAWKELSEKEKKAFAHFMEVYAAFYSYTDYEIGRIVNYLEQIDQLDNTLIAIVLGDNGASKGGTQTGTVNSQINRLKGEEHIDAILNARDIIGTDESSTDYPIGWAMAANTPFRYWKADANTEGGTRNPLIISYPKVIKDKGGIRHQYGHVIDVLPTTLELAKAEVPEVINGYRQKAVEGVSLAYSVENAKAASRHTVQYYEIAGSRSIYKDGWKAGAHHEIGQTIDIGEGADASGRKVDFSKDVWELYNLNEDFNERINLASKYPEKLKELQALFDEEAKKYNVFPLKDFTVHNMPAGRSIYGKSSVVTLYPGVDHLVGVSNPLYEGKSFSVKAEVELVTGKEEGVLFSLGGEKAGISLFIKEGKVQFAHKSLSQTIHLVSDKPLPKGKSVFRFDYNLNGVDANGNAGTEALYINNEKISERSFTKKEAAVFAGSKVDGTDVGRDLIAAVSDRYQVPFEFNGKLKKVVIEFVQKDKITISEDK, encoded by the coding sequence ATGAGTAACCACCTTAAAACGAAAGGAGCTGCATTATTTGCAACTCTTTTTTTATCTCTGCCTTCTTTTGCTCAATACAGCCCGGAACAGAAGTTTGAAGGAGAGATAGGGAAGACTATATCAGAGTCAGTACCATACAAAATTCAATTTAATAAAAAAGCTTCACCAGATGCGCCTAATATAGTATGGATCTTAATTGACGATGCAGGATTCGGAGCTACAACGCCTTTCGGAGGTTTGGTTGAAACTCCCAATATTGAAAGGATTGCCAATAACGGTCTGAGATTTACTAATTTTCACACTACTGCAATTTGTTCTCCAACAAGAGCTGCATTGCTTACCGGTAGAAATCATCACTCAGTGCATGTTGGTTTGTTAACACCTGCAGCAGTTGACTTTCCAGGCTATGATACGCGTATCCCATTTGAGAAAGCTACAGTAGCTGAAATACTTAGAGAGAATGGATACAATACTTTTGCTTTAGGTAAATGGCATTTGACACCTGTTGTTGAAAATTCTCAGGCTGGTCCATTTAACAGGTGGCCTACTGGTAGAGGTTTTGATCACTTTTATGGATTTCACCCTGGAGCTACTGATCAGTGGCATCCTGAGCTTTGGGAAGATCAGACAAAGCTTAGTATAGAGCCCAATACCAAGCATTTAAATGAGTTGTTGGCAGATAAAGCAATTAAATACATTGCTAATCAGAAGTCATCAAATCCTGAAAAACCTTTCTTCCTTTATTTAGCAACTGGTGCTACGCATTCTCCGCATCAGGTTGCTAAAGAGTGGATAGATAAATATAAAGGCAAGTTTGATCTTGGATGGGACGAGTATAGAAAGGTAGTAATTGAAAGACAAAAGAAACTAGGCATCATTCCTGCCAACACTGTTCTACCTGACCGTAATCCTAATGTAAAGGCCTGGAAAGAATTGTCTGAAAAAGAGAAGAAAGCTTTTGCTCATTTCATGGAAGTGTATGCGGCATTTTATTCTTATACTGATTATGAAATAGGTAGAATAGTCAACTACCTGGAACAAATAGATCAGTTAGATAATACTTTGATAGCAATAGTACTGGGAGATAACGGAGCCAGCAAAGGTGGAACTCAGACAGGAACTGTCAATTCTCAAATCAATAGATTGAAAGGTGAAGAACATATTGATGCTATATTAAATGCCCGTGATATTATTGGTACTGATGAATCAAGTACTGACTATCCTATCGGCTGGGCAATGGCTGCGAACACTCCTTTCAGATATTGGAAGGCAGATGCTAATACTGAAGGAGGTACACGTAATCCCCTTATCATTTCTTATCCGAAAGTTATTAAAGATAAAGGTGGTATCAGGCATCAGTACGGGCATGTTATTGATGTATTGCCTACGACCTTAGAGTTAGCGAAAGCAGAAGTTCCAGAGGTGATAAACGGTTACAGGCAGAAAGCTGTAGAAGGTGTGAGTCTTGCATATTCTGTTGAAAATGCTAAAGCTGCTTCTCGTCATACTGTTCAATATTATGAAATTGCCGGATCCAGATCTATATACAAAGATGGCTGGAAAGCCGGTGCTCATCATGAGATAGGACAGACAATTGATATAGGTGAAGGTGCTGATGCTTCAGGACGTAAAGTTGATTTTAGTAAAGATGTTTGGGAATTGTATAATCTGAACGAAGATTTTAATGAGAGAATCAATCTAGCCTCGAAATATCCTGAAAAGTTAAAGGAATTACAGGCTCTGTTTGATGAAGAAGCGAAGAAATACAATGTATTCCCTTTAAAAGATTTTACAGTACATAACATGCCTGCAGGCAGAAGTATATATGGGAAATCATCTGTAGTTACCTTGTATCCTGGAGTTGACCATCTTGTAGGGGTTAGCAATCCTTTATATGAAGGTAAATCATTCAGTGTTAAAGCTGAGGTTGAATTGGTAACAGGTAAAGAAGAAGGAGTTTTATTTTCTCTTGGAGGTGAAAAAGCTGGTATAAGCCTTTTCATAAAAGAAGGTAAGGTGCAGTTTGCACATAAATCTCTCAGCCAGACAATCCACCTTGTTTCGGATAAACCTCTTCCAAAAGGAAAATCAGTTTTCAGATTTGATTACAATCTTAATGGAGTAGATGCTAACGGAAACGCTGGAACAGAAGCTCTTTATATCAATAATGAAAAAATTTCTGAAAGAAGTTTTACTAAAAAAGAAGCAGCAGTTTTTGCCGGAAGTAAAGTTGATGGTACTGATGTCGGAAGAGATTTGATTGCTGCAGTATCAGACAGATATCAAGTGCCATTTGAGTTTAATGGAAAGTTGAAAAAGGTTGTCATTGAATTTGTGCAGAAGGATAAGATAACGATTAGTGAAGATAAATAA